A region of the Rhodothermus sp. genome:
TTGCTGCCTATGTGGGCATCCAGTGGTGGGCCAGCTGGTATCCGGGTGCCGAACCGGGCGGCGGTGGCTACATTGCCCAGCGCATGCTGGGTGCCCGAGATGAGCGGCATGCCCTGTTTTCCGTGCTCTGGTTCACTATTGCCCACTACTGCGTACGGCCCTGGCCCTGGATTCTGACCGCTCTGGTCGCGCTGGTGCTCTTCCCCGACGAAAACCCACGAACGGCCTATGTACTTGTCATGCGCGACACCCTGCCACCGGGCCTGCTGGGCCTCCTGTTTGCCGCTTTTCTGGCAGCCTTCATGAGCACGGTATCGACCCAGCTCAACTGGGGCGTTTCCTACCTGGTCAACGACGTCTGGCGTCGGTTCATTCGTCCCGATGCGCCCGAAAAACACTACGTGCAGGTCGGACGGGGATTGACGTTCCTGCTGGCTGTGCTTAGCATTCTGGTTACCCTCCAGCTCGAATCCATCAGCGGTGCCTGGAGCCTGATCCTGACCGCCTCGGGTGGACTGGGACTCGTACTGATCCTGCGCTGGTACTGGTGGCGCATCAGCGCCTGGAGCGAGCTGACAGCTACCCTGGTACCGCTGCTGCTAACCGGCCTTTCCCTCCTGGGCGTGCCGGTACCAGGCCTGCTGGACCCCTTCCCCATCAACCTGTTTGCCGTGGTCAGCTATACCACGCTGGCCTGGGTGACCGTTACGCTCTTTACGCCACCCACCGACATGGCCACGCTTGATGCCTTCTATCGCCGCGTGCGCCCGGCCGGCCCCGGCTGGCGCTCCATAGCTGCCCGACATCCAGACATCCGCCCCGACACAACGCTGCGCAGGATGGCCCTCGACTGGCTGGCCGGTGTGGTGCTCGTCTATAGCACCCTGTTTGGCGTCGGTCAACTTCTGGTAGGCTCATCTCGGGTAGGTCTGTTGCTGCTACTGGTTGCCACCGGCACGGGCGCTTTTCTCTGGCATCACCTGCGTCACCAGCTTCCACCTTCTACCCCCACTCCACGAAACGTCCCGTCGGCCGACTGAGTATTACAGAAGCATCCGCAAACCGCAGTAGTGTCTGCTGCCATGCACAGATTTCAAGGTGAGCTGATTATCGTCGGGGATCGGGTCTTGATCGCACCCGACGAAGGAGAACGCCAGACACAGACGGGCCTGTACCTGCCAGCTACGGTGGTAGAACGTGAACGCGTAGGTAGCGGCCGTGTCGTCAAAGTGGGCCCGGGTTATCTGATGCCGAATCCAGAGTACTCCGAAAACGAACCCTGGGCCCCCCATAGGGAAGCCGTCCGCTACCTGCCCCTACAGGCCCAGCCCGGCGACTATGCCTTCTTTCTGAAAAAGGACGCCATCGAGCTGACCTACGAAAACCGCAACTACGTGATCGTCCCCCACAGCGCCATTCTGGCTCTGGTACGTCCCCACACCGAAGATTTGCTGGAAAACCTGGACGACCTGGAAGATCTCGACGATTTG
Encoded here:
- a CDS encoding sodium:solute symporter family protein, with amino-acid sequence MHLTWPDWVLIATYFVVSLSIALYYYRRAGKDTSEFFLSGRNLPWWLAGTSMVATTFAADTPLAVSELVAYNGIAGNWLWWNFALGGVLTVFFFARLWRRSGVLTDVEFVELRYSGPAAAWLRGIKAVYFGLLMNVIIIGWVSLALETVIEALFPDLTFFGRTSFTLLGTEISASLMLVALLVLLVGIYSLISGLWGVAVTDLFQFVLAMVGTTLLAIFALNLPEVGGLTGLKAQLPETTFRMLPTIGEAVQGIGVLALSATAFAAYVGIQWWASWYPGAEPGGGGYIAQRMLGARDERHALFSVLWFTIAHYCVRPWPWILTALVALVLFPDENPRTAYVLVMRDTLPPGLLGLLFAAFLAAFMSTVSTQLNWGVSYLVNDVWRRFIRPDAPEKHYVQVGRGLTFLLAVLSILVTLQLESISGAWSLILTASGGLGLVLILRWYWWRISAWSELTATLVPLLLTGLSLLGVPVPGLLDPFPINLFAVVSYTTLAWVTVTLFTPPTDMATLDAFYRRVRPAGPGWRSIAARHPDIRPDTTLRRMALDWLAGVVLVYSTLFGVGQLLVGSSRVGLLLLLVATGTGAFLWHHLRHQLPPSTPTPRNVPSAD
- a CDS encoding co-chaperone GroES family protein, which encodes MHRFQGELIIVGDRVLIAPDEGERQTQTGLYLPATVVERERVGSGRVVKVGPGYLMPNPEYSENEPWAPHREAVRYLPLQAQPGDYAFFLKKDAIELTYENRNYVIVPHSAILALVRPHTEDLLENLDDLEDLDDLLDAS